The nucleotide sequence CCAGTTGTCCGGAGGACATTATCCCCGATCCGACAGCATGTATCCAAAGCCACGATTGGCGATGATGAATCGTGACTCCCTTGCGTTATCCCCCATTTTCAACCTGATCCGGCACAGATTAACATAGAGTAGCTCTTTGTCACCCAGTGAACTGCTGCCCCAAACCTCATTCACAAGTTGATCTTGAGTGACAACTGAACCCGCATTTCGAGCCAGACAGGTCAACAGTTTATACTCAGTGGCACTCAGACTAATTTGCTGTCCCCTTATGGTGACTCTGCATCGAGAAAAGTCGATTGTCAGGTCACCGGATCGGAACACGTTCTCACTGGCCAACTCGCTGCTGCCTCCGTTCTCTTGGGCATTTGTCACATGGTTACCACACGACCTCAATGCTTCTAGATGTTGTGTATCTGCATCCTTCAGTCCCCTTCTCTTTGTCAAATCGCTCACGTAGACAATCAAGGCAATCGTGTCCGCATACGTCCTGAGGTAGCCACTAGAAATACCTATAGGTATGCTGACACCGTCTTTTCTAATCATCAACGATTCACATAGCCCTGGTGCGACTTCCTGCCCTTTTCTCAAAGAGTGAATATCTCTTTCACTATTCTGCATTTCCCCAGGGACTAAATCTCGTAATGACAACGACTTCAGCTCATTGATAGTGTATCCTGATAATCGCAAGAAATTAGCATTGGCAAGAAAACAATTGAGCCCATTGCTACCTCTATCCTGAAAGGCAGCAATGCACTCGCCAATTGGTCTTATGTCTTGGAATATGCCAAAATACTTTTCGAGATCCGCTCCTTCTTTGACTTGTAGCTTCGATTCCGATTTACTCCTCTTCCTCTTGAGGACCCCTGCAATGGCTGGCTGGAGTCTGTATTGGATAGGCCATACGATACAGTGGTATGAAACTTTTTCGTGCTTGACATTCAACGCGACGGCATCGAACGATCCAAAGAGTCCCTGCTGTCCCAGTACTTTGCGGTGTACACTTGACACGTTGCCTGCACACTCTGGGGATACCAG is from Dehalococcoidia bacterium and encodes:
- a CDS encoding response regulator transcription factor, which translates into the protein MTNAQENGGSSELASENVFRSGDLTIDFSRCRVTIRGQQISLSATEYKLLTCLARNAGSVVTQDQLVNEVWGSSSLGDKELLYVNLCRIRLKMGDNARESRFIIANRGFGYMLSDRG